A stretch of the Capsicum annuum cultivar UCD-10X-F1 chromosome 8, UCD10Xv1.1, whole genome shotgun sequence genome encodes the following:
- the LOC107839351 gene encoding dof zinc finger protein DOF2.5 isoform X2, protein METTQWSTQEIGAVKSSMGAEIGSRPGGEIINKKARPVKDGAINCPRCNSTNTKFCYYNNYSLTQPRYFCKTCRRYWTEGGTLRNVPVGGGSRKNKRSSSSQKVLDLNPNLNSHVPDHQLHQNPNKINIVGSTSQDLSLGFRTVPHDHQTSFHGVLPQFLELPKMDASNNHLGSTQISALELLRTGIASRGFTSFISSPSTPDLNALYSTSGFPFQELKLSGGNTHDHTASLSNYPSGGPGVQENGGARIMFPLGGLKQLSSTNEADHHHHQTKGQENNNSNAGLYWNGMLGAGGSW, encoded by the exons ATGGAGACTACTCAATGGTCGACGCAG GAAATCGGAGCTGTGAAATCATCGATGGGTGCCGAAATAGGTTCAAGGCCAGGTGGAGAAATAATTAATAAGAAGGCGAGGCCAGTGAAGGATGGAGCAATAAATTGTCCTAGGTGCAATTCAACAAATACAAAGTTTTGTTACTACAACAATTACAGCCTGACTCAACCAAGATATTTCTGCAAGACTTGTAGAAGGTATTGGACTGAAGGTGGAACTCTTAGGAATGTTCCTGTTGGTGGTGGTTCTAGGAAAAACAAAAGATCTTCTTCTTCCCAAAAAGTTCTTGATctgaaccctaatttgaatagTCATGTTCCAGATCATCAGCTTCATCAAAACCCTAATAAGATTAATATTGTTGGAAGTACTAGCCAAGATCTTAGCCTCGGGTTTCGAACTGTGCCACATGATCATCAGACGTCGTTCCATGGTGTCCTCCCTCAGTTTCTTGAATTGCCAAAGATGGATGCCAGCAACAATCATCTAG GTAGCACACAAATTTCAGCTCTGGAGCTGCTTAGGACTGGAATTGCTTCAAGAGGGTTCACTTCATTCATCTCCTCACCATCAACACCAGATTTGAATGCTTTATACAGTACTTCAGGATTTCCATTTCAAGAATTAAAGCTTAGTGGTGGTAATACTCATGATCATACAGCTTCTTTGAGTAATTATCCAAGTGGAGGGCCAGGGGTTCAAGAAAATGGAGGTGCAAGAATAATGTTCCCTCTAGGAGGATTGAAGCAACTTTCAAGTACAAATGAAGCTGATCATCACCATCATCAGACAAAGGGACAGGAGAATAATAATTCAAATGCTGGATTATATTGGAATGGGATGTTAGGTGCTGGAGGATCCTGGTAA
- the LOC107839351 gene encoding dof zinc finger protein DOF2.5 isoform X1, producing METTQWSTQVEIGAVKSSMGAEIGSRPGGEIINKKARPVKDGAINCPRCNSTNTKFCYYNNYSLTQPRYFCKTCRRYWTEGGTLRNVPVGGGSRKNKRSSSSQKVLDLNPNLNSHVPDHQLHQNPNKINIVGSTSQDLSLGFRTVPHDHQTSFHGVLPQFLELPKMDASNNHLGSTQISALELLRTGIASRGFTSFISSPSTPDLNALYSTSGFPFQELKLSGGNTHDHTASLSNYPSGGPGVQENGGARIMFPLGGLKQLSSTNEADHHHHQTKGQENNNSNAGLYWNGMLGAGGSW from the exons ATGGAGACTACTCAATGGTCGACGCAGGTG GAAATCGGAGCTGTGAAATCATCGATGGGTGCCGAAATAGGTTCAAGGCCAGGTGGAGAAATAATTAATAAGAAGGCGAGGCCAGTGAAGGATGGAGCAATAAATTGTCCTAGGTGCAATTCAACAAATACAAAGTTTTGTTACTACAACAATTACAGCCTGACTCAACCAAGATATTTCTGCAAGACTTGTAGAAGGTATTGGACTGAAGGTGGAACTCTTAGGAATGTTCCTGTTGGTGGTGGTTCTAGGAAAAACAAAAGATCTTCTTCTTCCCAAAAAGTTCTTGATctgaaccctaatttgaatagTCATGTTCCAGATCATCAGCTTCATCAAAACCCTAATAAGATTAATATTGTTGGAAGTACTAGCCAAGATCTTAGCCTCGGGTTTCGAACTGTGCCACATGATCATCAGACGTCGTTCCATGGTGTCCTCCCTCAGTTTCTTGAATTGCCAAAGATGGATGCCAGCAACAATCATCTAG GTAGCACACAAATTTCAGCTCTGGAGCTGCTTAGGACTGGAATTGCTTCAAGAGGGTTCACTTCATTCATCTCCTCACCATCAACACCAGATTTGAATGCTTTATACAGTACTTCAGGATTTCCATTTCAAGAATTAAAGCTTAGTGGTGGTAATACTCATGATCATACAGCTTCTTTGAGTAATTATCCAAGTGGAGGGCCAGGGGTTCAAGAAAATGGAGGTGCAAGAATAATGTTCCCTCTAGGAGGATTGAAGCAACTTTCAAGTACAAATGAAGCTGATCATCACCATCATCAGACAAAGGGACAGGAGAATAATAATTCAAATGCTGGATTATATTGGAATGGGATGTTAGGTGCTGGAGGATCCTGGTAA